Proteins from a single region of Flavobacterium sp. YJ01:
- a CDS encoding six-hairpin glycosidase, which translates to MITFQNIKTNIITTATIILACTAVNAQNDTVRYVGKTLSNIDYHHGMLSPAVGVHATQIMRASREHPEKADGFGWTYNHQPMMAYWNNTFYLHYLSDPSGEHIPPSQTLLMTSKDGVTWTKPEVIFPIYRIPDGWKKEGVEGVAKNLDAIMHQRMGFYTSKDNRLFALAYYGIAMDEKDDPNDGKGIGRVIREIKKDGSFGEIYFIRYNKTWDKSKSKFPFYTASKDKGFKKACEEILSEPLVLQQWVEEADRDDELIPLQKPYKAFSYYHLPNGNVVGLWKHALTSISRNGGKSWDYMPLRAPGFVNSNAKIWGQKTSDNRYATLYNPSEYRWPLAISTSDDGLNYKDLLLVHGEVSPMRYGGNYKSAGPQYVRGITEKNGTPPDGKIWVGYSVNKEDIWVASIPVPVTSEVKEQANDVFNALPDGEELKLWNTYDLSWASTKIEKKADGKKWLTLRDQDYFDYSRAERVIPFTAKLEAVFTVKPEQNNHGLLQIEFQNKQGLPSVRLIFDSDGELKVKNGARLSSVTKYEANKAYTITVKLDAKNRQYTIKVNDGKESTKIFYAPTDGFERIMFRTGEQRHTPNPDTEPDTDDYDDLPQTGKLIPEAVFNIESLITKKL; encoded by the coding sequence ATGATTACTTTCCAAAACATAAAAACCAACATCATAACCACAGCCACTATTATATTGGCGTGTACCGCTGTAAATGCTCAAAACGACACAGTGCGTTATGTTGGCAAAACACTTTCAAACATCGATTATCATCACGGAATGTTAAGTCCAGCGGTTGGAGTTCACGCAACACAAATTATGCGTGCAAGCCGTGAACATCCTGAAAAAGCAGATGGTTTTGGATGGACATACAACCACCAGCCGATGATGGCGTATTGGAATAACACCTTTTATCTGCATTATTTAAGTGATCCTTCGGGCGAACATATTCCGCCAAGCCAGACTTTATTAATGACTTCTAAAGACGGTGTAACATGGACTAAACCAGAAGTGATTTTTCCAATTTATAGAATTCCTGATGGATGGAAAAAAGAAGGCGTTGAAGGCGTTGCTAAAAATCTGGATGCGATTATGCATCAAAGAATGGGATTTTATACCTCAAAAGACAACCGACTTTTTGCGTTAGCGTATTACGGAATTGCAATGGATGAAAAAGACGATCCAAATGATGGAAAAGGAATTGGACGTGTAATCCGTGAAATCAAGAAAGATGGAAGTTTTGGCGAAATCTATTTCATTAGATATAACAAAACATGGGATAAATCGAAATCTAAATTCCCATTTTATACCGCATCAAAAGACAAAGGTTTCAAAAAAGCCTGCGAAGAAATCTTATCAGAACCTTTGGTTTTACAGCAATGGGTAGAAGAAGCCGATCGTGACGATGAATTGATTCCGTTACAGAAACCATATAAAGCATTTAGTTATTACCATTTGCCAAACGGAAATGTCGTTGGTTTATGGAAACATGCTTTAACTTCAATCAGCAGAAATGGTGGAAAATCTTGGGATTATATGCCATTGCGTGCGCCGGGATTTGTAAACAGTAACGCCAAAATCTGGGGACAAAAAACTTCCGATAATCGTTACGCGACACTTTATAATCCATCAGAATATCGTTGGCCTTTGGCGATTTCAACAAGTGACGACGGTTTAAATTATAAAGATTTATTGTTGGTCCACGGAGAAGTAAGTCCGATGCGTTACGGCGGAAATTACAAATCGGCAGGTCCTCAATATGTTCGTGGAATTACAGAAAAAAACGGAACTCCGCCAGACGGAAAAATTTGGGTTGGTTATAGTGTAAATAAAGAAGATATTTGGGTGGCATCGATTCCTGTTCCTGTAACTTCAGAGGTTAAAGAACAAGCAAATGATGTTTTCAATGCACTTCCTGATGGAGAAGAATTGAAATTATGGAATACGTACGATCTTTCGTGGGCATCAACAAAAATCGAAAAGAAAGCCGATGGTAAAAAATGGCTGACGTTAAGAGATCAGGATTACTTTGATTATTCACGCGCCGAAAGAGTAATTCCATTTACAGCAAAATTAGAGGCTGTTTTCACAGTTAAACCAGAGCAAAATAATCATGGTTTATTGCAGATTGAATTTCAAAACAAACAAGGTCTGCCTTCCGTAAGATTGATTTTTGATTCAGATGGAGAATTAAAGGTAAAAAATGGTGCGCGTTTGAGTTCAGTTACAAAATACGAAGCAAACAAAGCATATACAATCACAGTTAAATTAGATGCTAAAAACCGTCAGTACACTATAAAAGTAAACGATGGAAAAGAATCAACAAAGATATTTTATGCACCAACAGACGGTTTTGAGCGAATCATGTTCCGCACAGGAGAGCAAAGACACACGCCAAATCCAGACACAGAACCAGATACAGACGATTACGATGATTTGCCTCAAACCGGAAAATTAATCCCAGAAGCAGTATTCAACATCGAGTCATTGATAACTAAAAAGTTGTAA
- a CDS encoding glycoside hydrolase family 43 protein — protein MKKIFIILNLSLFAISYSQKKKDLYLFTSFREPATEGLYLAYSEDGYNWKGLEGSFLKPEIGASKIMRDPSITKGADGTYHMVWTTDWKGGNGFGYASSKDLIHWSEQQYIPVMKNEPEVVNVWAPEIFYDDVKKEYIIIWASTIPFRYPKGVEEEKNNHRMYYVTTKDFKTFSDTKLYYDPGFSVIDCVIVKKGKKEYVLVLKDNTRPMRNIKVAFGKSPLGPFEKSSEPLTEYLSEGPTVVKVGKNWLLYYDNYGSKNYKALSTTDFVHFEDVSSKISLPEGHKHGTITTISADVLKGLIDRK, from the coding sequence ATGAAAAAAATATTCATCATACTAAACCTTTCGCTATTTGCGATTAGTTATTCGCAGAAAAAGAAAGATTTATATCTTTTTACATCGTTTAGAGAACCTGCAACAGAAGGTTTATATTTGGCATACAGCGAAGACGGTTACAACTGGAAAGGATTAGAAGGATCGTTTTTAAAACCCGAAATCGGAGCCAGCAAAATCATGCGTGATCCGTCAATCACAAAAGGAGCAGACGGAACCTATCACATGGTTTGGACAACTGATTGGAAAGGAGGAAACGGTTTTGGTTACGCAAGTTCAAAAGACTTGATTCATTGGTCAGAACAGCAGTATATTCCCGTGATGAAAAATGAGCCAGAAGTCGTAAATGTTTGGGCTCCGGAAATTTTTTATGATGATGTAAAAAAAGAATACATTATTATTTGGGCATCGACAATTCCGTTTAGATATCCAAAAGGAGTGGAAGAAGAGAAAAACAACCATAGAATGTATTATGTAACGACAAAAGATTTCAAAACGTTTTCAGATACAAAATTATATTACGATCCAGGTTTCAGTGTAATCGATTGTGTGATTGTCAAAAAAGGAAAGAAAGAGTACGTTTTGGTTTTGAAAGACAATACAAGACCAATGCGAAACATAAAAGTAGCTTTTGGAAAATCGCCTTTAGGGCCGTTTGAAAAGAGTTCCGAACCTTTAACCGAATATTTATCTGAAGGTCCAACAGTAGTGAAAGTCGGTAAAAACTGGCTACTATATTATGACAATTATGGTTCAAAAAATTATAAAGCATTAAGTACAACAGATTTTGTTCATTTTGAAGATGTATCATCCAAAATAAGCCTTCCGGAAGGACATAAACACGGAACGATTACAACAATCTCTGCGGACGTTTTAAAAGGACTAATTGATAGAAAATAA